The sequence CACCAAATAAAACAATAATTAACAATGAATTGAGCAATGTTATCAGCAATCTATCAGCACCCTTTTCAATTTCGTACATCTTCTCCCATAGTTTAGGCAAATAGGAGCTTTCAAAATCATTTCCAATTTCATCCAGCAAGTCTAAAGTTAATGGCCTATTTTTAAATTTTTCATCTATTTTAACTGCTAGAGTTAATATTCTGTCAAAAGGTTCTTTGGGAATATTACCTAAGGTAAATCTATTTGGAGTCTTATTAATCCCAAAGCTCGCTACATTATTGACGACGCATGCATCTATAAAAAAGAAAGGATACAATTTATCCCTAGCCGTGTCAAGATATAAGAACGTTTCTTCAGACCAATGTATTCGCTTCGGAACTTTATCTAGCTCTGTTAATTTTCTATCAGCGTCTCGGGACACCACTCTTTTTGAAACCAAAGCTTTAAACTTCATATATAGACGAAAACCATAGTATTTGTAATCTTCAGAATCTTTTCCTTCCTCATTGGATATTTCGTTCTGTATTTCTTCATATTTGCCACTTGTATCGTTGTATTCTATTATTGTCAGATTTGGAAACCTATTGTCGATATTTCTTTTCATTTCTGTATTAAAAAAATCATAAGTGATAAGAATATGCGCAATGCTTCTTAGATAAGTTACCTTATTTGATAAAGGTAGAGCTTCTTGAATAAGAATATTTTTCTCTTGCCTTATCTGATATGCTTTTGATATGATAAAGGTTATCAATAACGCTGAAAATATCGCAGTAAAATCAATAATTTTCCCTACCAGATCATCTAACTCAGTTTCCTTTTCAATTGGGTACTTTATAAGTAAGCTAAATACAATGAAAAAGCCTACTAAAATTAGGCTGTAACTTTTTTTCAATGCTCTTAAAAGTCGAAAAGCAGTTTGTATGGACTGTATCATCTTATCAAAGATAATTAACACAAATAACAAAAATATAGTAACACTATAAACACCTTGTTACTACTGTTACTACTAACAAGGTGTGATAATGTTAGTATCTGTTAGTATTTTTGGGCAATGGACAAAGCCCTGCATACCCGACTGATAAAAGAAGAAGCCCGCCGATTGGGTTTTAGCTTTTGCGGTGTGAGTAAAGCAGGCTTTTTAGACGATGAAGCCCGCCGTTTAGAGCGTTGGTTGCAGCAAGGAATGCACGGCCAAATGGGGTACATGGAAAACCATTTTGATAAACGCCTCGACCCTACAAAACTGGTGGAGGGGGCAAAATCAGTGGTGTCGTTTCTATATAATTATTACACCCCGCAGCAACAACAACACGCTGATGCTCCCAAAATAAGCAAGTATGCCTACCACACGGATTATCATTTTGTGGTGAAGGATAAGCTGAAACAACTATTGCAATTTATTACCGATACGATTGGCGAGGTGCACGGACGGGCGTTTGTTGACAGTGCCCCTGTGATGGAGCGGGCTTGGGCTAAGAAAAGTGGTTTGGGCTGGACGGGTAAGCATACCTTGCTGATTAATAAACAACGGGGCAGTTATTTTTTTTTGGGGGAGTTGATTATTGACCTTGAATTGGAGCCTGATGCCCCTATTAAGGACTATTGCGGTACTTGCACCGCCTGCATTGATGCCTGCCCTACGGAGGCGATTACCCCCTATTGGGTAGATGGCAGCAAGTGCATCAGCTATCTTACTATTGAGTTGAAGGACGAGATACCTGCCGAGTTTAAAGGGAAAATGGATAACTGGGCGTTTGGCTGCGATATATGCCAACAGGTATGCCCTTGGAACCGTTTTAGCCAACCCCACAACGAACCTGAGTTTGAACCTCACCCTGATTTGATGACGATGGATGCCCGCCAATGGCACGAAATAACCGAAGATGTGTTTAAGCAACTGTTTAAAAACAGTCCGGTGAAACGTACCGGATACAAAGGCTTAAAGCGTACTCTTACTTTTTTAAAAGGAGATTGATTTGATTACCCCGCAAAAAACAAAACAGTATTTATTTTTTTACGCCGCATTAGTGCTGTTATGTGTTGTAGCCGCCTATTTTTCGTTTTTTATTAATACAAAAAAGCCACACCTATTTCTTCTTCCCGCATCGGCCATTCTCGGATACTTCTTTTCAAGCTTGTTTTGCAACGCTTTATACATACTGCTAAAACAACGAAACAGCACCCGAAACGCCCGATTCAGTCTTATAAAAAACCTTTCCTCGCGTAAATTATCTATCCTCACAAAATCCCTGCTTATTATTATTGTGATTTCTTCGGCATATACAACAAAATACCTGCTGCTAAATAGTACTACCGGTAAATGCGAAGCGCATGTGCTTTGTATGCCATACAGCCGTAGAGGAGGAAGGGTATACTATAACAATAACTGGTATTGCGATAAACGCCTATCGTATCGTATTCCTAACGGGCCGTTGGTAATGCGCCCTATTACTTTTTCTAAATACAAAGCAGGAGAAACGCTTCAAATAGAATATTCAACCCGTTGGCCTGAGATATATAGGGTAATTGAAGTAAGGGAGTAACTTAATCTCCATTCTCTTTCACCTGTGTAATTATGATTTTATCAATACTATGGTTACGTTAAAAATCAGTTGTCACTTTGAATATGCCTGATAAATCAATTACAATTTTTAAAATTATTAAAACGGCTGAAATACCAAATACAAATTTTAAGGATTTATTGAGGTTCATTAAAAGATTTATCAACTGCAAACGTATCGCTAAGGCAAAGAACTCAAACACAGAAACATTAGGCACACTAACACCAACAAAACCAACAACATTTACTTTATTTATATAATACAATTTATACAACCAGTATAATAATTCGATAGATAAAAACAGTAGTCGGTAATTGGTGTTTTGTATTAATGTAGCTGAAAGAGCCAATAGCAATGAAATCGTCGTGTACAAGATGTTTTGAGGTGCAAATATTGGCTGTCTATCAATAATACAACCGTATTGCTGGTCGTTGTCCATGTTTGTTAAAAACCCTATTAGTATTACTACAAATAAAGCGCTGAATAGATAGTTTTTATTGAGTACATACTCCCTAATAGTATTCTCGTTATATTTATACAACACAAAAAATGTAGCAGGAATTACCCAATAAAGGGGGTATTCGAATAGAACTACTCCAATACCTTCATATAAGTCATTCACGTTTTAAAAATAAAACTTATACCGAGAATTTTAACCTGCTAACGGATAATTTAGTCCCCGTTCTCTTTCACCTGTGTAATCATAATTTTATCAATGCGGGCACCGTCCATATCTATCACCTCAAGGCGCAGGTTTTGCCACACAAGTGTATCTTTTTCGCTGGGTATATTTTTTAATTCATGGATAATTAAGCCGCCCACTGTATTAAACGTGTGCTGCATATTACTATCGTCCACTTCAAAATAATTCAAAAAGTCGTAAAACGGATAATCCCCGTCAATAATCCAACTGCCGTCTTCGCGTTGTTGCAGCGTGTAATCTTCTTTATAAAACTCGTCCACATCGCCCACCAACGCCGTTAGCAAATCATTCATAGTTATCAACCCCTGCATCTGGCCGTATTCATCGCTCACTATCGCATGGTGTATGCGGCTTTTCTTAAAATTCTCCAACGCCTCGTATGCCGATAGATGCTCACTGATAAAATGCGGCTGGTGCATGTGCTCGGCTATTTTAAAATCAGGCTTTTGCAGGTGCATAAACAAATCCTTCAGCAAAATATATCCCTCAATCTCGTATTTATCGTTTTCATACACCGGATATACCGAGTGCACCCCCTTGGCTACCTCTTCCCTAATCCTGTCGGGAGAAAAATTAATATCTAGCAATACTACGTCCTGTCGGTGAGTCATCAGCGAGC comes from Bacteroidota bacterium and encodes:
- the queG gene encoding tRNA epoxyqueuosine(34) reductase QueG, whose product is MDKALHTRLIKEEARRLGFSFCGVSKAGFLDDEARRLERWLQQGMHGQMGYMENHFDKRLDPTKLVEGAKSVVSFLYNYYTPQQQQHADAPKISKYAYHTDYHFVVKDKLKQLLQFITDTIGEVHGRAFVDSAPVMERAWAKKSGLGWTGKHTLLINKQRGSYFFLGELIIDLELEPDAPIKDYCGTCTACIDACPTEAITPYWVDGSKCISYLTIELKDEIPAEFKGKMDNWAFGCDICQQVCPWNRFSQPHNEPEFEPHPDLMTMDARQWHEITEDVFKQLFKNSPVKRTGYKGLKRTLTFLKGD
- a CDS encoding HlyC/CorC family transporter; the protein is MEILFIFLLILLNGVFSMAEIALVSARKSRLESAAKKGSSKAKLALELSNAPNKFLSTVQIGITLIGILTGIYSGENITNQLQANVEKIESLAPYSNTIAIVVVLVCITFFSLVLGELLPKRIGLTNPEKIAKAVAQPMNIISKITAPFVWLLTSVTDGLIALLGIKPSTDSKVTEEEIKSIIQEGTTSGEVQEIEQDIMERVFNMGDRNVSSLMTHRQDVVLLDINFSPDRIREEVAKGVHSVYPVYENDKYEIEGYILLKDLFMHLQKPDFKIAEHMHQPHFISEHLSAYEALENFKKSRIHHAIVSDEYGQMQGLITMNDLLTALVGDVDEFYKEDYTLQQREDGSWIIDGDYPFYDFLNYFEVDDSNMQHTFNTVGGLIIHELKNIPSEKDTLVWQNLRLEVIDMDGARIDKIMITQVKENGD